Proteins encoded together in one Mycobacterium sp. MS1601 window:
- a CDS encoding (2,3-dihydroxybenzoyl)adenylate synthase: MSTGFDRHQAGELDHYADLLRGFVPFPSARAEQYRAAGYWTGDPLDSILRDGAQTWPQRTAIVDTQSSYTYAELDEVADRIAAGLAARGVVPGDRMLLQLPNTCQFAVALFGLLRAGVVPVMCLPGHRSAEMAHFAAVSGAVGAVIPDRLGGFDYRVMAADLAAEHPDLRHIIVDGPAGDFLPWSALTEYAGPPAPARSPVDTSYPALLLVSGGTTGLPKLIARTHDDYVYNARACAQACEMTERDTYLVVLPAGHNFPLACPGLLGSMTVGATTVFTTDPSPEACFALIDKHTVTVTGLVNALAKVWTQACDWEPVLPTSLRWVQVGGSRMSPQEAEYILDGLTPGLSQIFGMAEGMLNFTYVGDPRDVVLHTQGRPMTPMDEMKVVDESGVEVAPGAEGELLVRGPYTLNGYYRADDANARSFTPDGFYRSGDRVRIFADGPRAGYVEVVGRIKDVIHRGGETVSATDLEDHLHTHPSIVFAAAVPLPDEFLSEKICAAVVFSGKPVTLAELNAYLDTRGVASHSRPDVLVPLPSLPKTAVGKVDKPALIKQLLA; the protein is encoded by the coding sequence ATGAGCACGGGATTCGATCGCCATCAGGCCGGTGAACTGGACCATTACGCTGACCTGCTGAGGGGCTTCGTACCGTTTCCCAGCGCGCGGGCCGAGCAGTATCGGGCGGCCGGCTACTGGACCGGAGACCCGCTGGACTCCATCCTGCGTGACGGCGCCCAGACGTGGCCACAGCGAACGGCGATCGTCGACACCCAGTCCAGCTACACCTACGCCGAACTGGACGAGGTGGCCGACCGGATCGCCGCCGGACTGGCCGCCCGCGGTGTGGTTCCCGGCGACCGGATGCTGCTGCAGTTGCCGAACACCTGCCAGTTCGCCGTGGCGCTGTTCGGCCTGCTGCGCGCCGGGGTGGTGCCGGTGATGTGCCTGCCCGGCCATCGCTCGGCGGAAATGGCGCACTTCGCCGCCGTCAGCGGTGCGGTGGGCGCGGTGATCCCGGACCGGCTCGGCGGGTTCGACTACCGCGTCATGGCCGCCGACCTGGCCGCCGAACACCCCGATCTGCGGCACATCATCGTCGACGGACCCGCCGGCGACTTCCTGCCATGGTCCGCCCTGACCGAGTACGCGGGCCCACCGGCCCCGGCACGCTCGCCGGTGGACACGTCGTATCCGGCGCTGCTGCTGGTGTCCGGTGGCACCACCGGGCTGCCCAAACTGATCGCCCGTACCCACGACGACTACGTCTACAACGCCCGTGCCTGCGCGCAGGCCTGCGAGATGACCGAGCGGGACACCTATCTGGTGGTACTGCCCGCCGGACACAACTTCCCGCTGGCCTGTCCGGGCCTCCTCGGCTCGATGACCGTCGGCGCCACCACGGTGTTCACCACCGACCCCAGCCCGGAGGCGTGTTTCGCGCTGATCGACAAGCACACGGTGACGGTCACCGGGTTGGTGAACGCGCTGGCGAAAGTATGGACACAGGCCTGCGACTGGGAACCTGTGCTGCCGACGTCGCTGCGCTGGGTGCAGGTGGGCGGGTCCCGGATGTCGCCGCAGGAGGCCGAGTACATTCTCGACGGCCTGACTCCCGGACTGTCGCAGATCTTCGGAATGGCCGAGGGGATGCTGAATTTCACGTACGTGGGCGATCCACGCGACGTGGTGCTGCACACCCAGGGCAGGCCGATGACGCCGATGGACGAGATGAAGGTGGTGGACGAGTCCGGCGTCGAGGTGGCACCGGGCGCCGAAGGCGAACTGCTGGTCCGCGGGCCCTACACCCTCAACGGCTACTACCGGGCCGACGACGCCAATGCCCGGTCCTTCACACCCGACGGTTTCTACCGATCCGGGGACCGGGTGCGCATCTTCGCCGACGGTCCGCGCGCGGGGTACGTGGAGGTGGTGGGCCGCATCAAGGACGTCATCCACCGCGGCGGTGAGACGGTGTCGGCTACCGACCTCGAAGACCACCTGCACACCCACCCGTCGATCGTGTTTGCCGCGGCGGTGCCCCTGCCGGATGAATTTCTCAGTGAGAAGATCTGCGCAGCAGTGGTTTTCAGTGGCAAGCCGGTGACACTGGCCGAGCTGAATGCCTACCTGGACACCCGTGGCGTCGCCTCGCACTCACGGCCGGACGTGCTGGTGCCGTTGCCTTCACTGCCGAAGACCGCGGTGGGCAAGGTGGACAAGCCCGCGTTGATCAAGCAGCTGCTGGCGTAA